The Clostridium beijerinckii genomic sequence ATCGACCTCTTATAAATAAGCTAAATGAATTACTAGGTGAATATGATCTTTCCTATTCATTATGGCAGGTTATTCTATATCTAAAAAATAATCAACCATCTTCCCTAGTAGACATTGCTAACTACTATAATATAGAAAAGCCTAGCATAACACGAAGAGTTCAACGTTTAGAAGAACGACTAATAGTAAAAACAATATCCGGTAAGGATAGACGTGAAAAAATAATTGAGCTAACTGAAATCGGTGAAGAACTTTATAATGTATGCCGTGAAAGAATAACTCAATTAGAAAATGACGTGGTAAAGGGTATTTCAGAAAATGATCAAATCATAACATTTGAGACACTTCCTAAAATACAAAAAAACATTACGAATGAAAAGGAGATATAAAAAATGGATAAACCCAAATTATGGACGAAAAATTTCTTAATTGTTTCGACGGCAAACTTTTTTCTTTATTTTACATTTTATTTATTGATGGTTACTATAACCACATTTGCAACAGAAAGATTTCATGCATCACCAAGTGAGGCTGGATTAGCTTCTGGTATATTTGTAATAGGAGTACTTCTTTCACGTATTTTCTCTGGAAGATATATTGATCAAATTGGATGGAAGAAAATGCTTTATATCGGATTTATTTTATTTTTAGCTACTACATTTTTATATTTTTTAGTGAATAGTATGGTATTCTTATTCATTAATCGTTTCTTAAATGGTGCTGCAATGGGAATTGCTTCAACAGCAACTGGAACTATTGTAGCAAAGATAATTCCAAATGAACGTCGTGGAGAAGGTACTGGTTATTATGCATTAAGTCTTACTATTGCTGCTGCAATTGGACCTTTCTTAGGTATGTTTATTACTGAGCAT encodes the following:
- a CDS encoding MarR family winged helix-turn-helix transcriptional regulator codes for the protein MQGLFQRFFSLHRPLINKLNELLGEYDLSYSLWQVILYLKNNQPSSLVDIANYYNIEKPSITRRVQRLEERLIVKTISGKDRREKIIELTEIGEELYNVCRERITQLENDVVKGISENDQIITFETLPKIQKNITNEKEI